In Hyphomicrobium denitrificans 1NES1, the genomic stretch TCGGGCCGAGCGACGAGATCGGCGTCTTCGAAATGGTCACGGGCGGGCTGAAAGAGGTCGCAAACCCATCCGAGCTCTTTCTCGGCGACCGCGATAATCAAAGCCCCGGGGCTGCAGTCTTCGCCGGCATCGAGGGGACACGACCCCTGCTCGTCGAAATCCAGGCTTTGGTGGCACCCTCCGGGCTCGGGACGCCACGTCGGGCGGTGGTCGGCTGGGACAGCAACCGGCTCGCCATGCTTCTCGCGGTGCTGGACGCCCGCTGCGGCGTCTCGTTCGCCGGTCACGATGTCTATCTCAATGTTGCAGGCGGCCTGAAAATCGCCGAGCCGGCCGCCGATCTCGCCGCTGCCGCTGCCCTGCTCTCCGCGGTGACTGGCGTATCGCTGCCACGCGATGCCGTCTATTTCGGCGAGGTTTCGCTTTCCGGCGCCGTCAGGGCGGCGGCTATGATGACGGCACGTCTGAAAGAAGCCTCTAAGCTCGGGTTTTTACAGGCATTTCTACCCGAAAGCGGCGATGTCGACAGTGGGGGCCTGAAGTTGTCGCTATCCCGCATCGCACACCTCAAGTCACTTGCAGCGGCGGCAGCGCCATGCAACTGAACGTGCGGGCGAATCTCGGCCCCAGGGGGAGCTGGCTCACAGAGGGATTTCGGCCATGGTCGGTCCGTTGACTTACTTGGACCTCGCGTTGATCGCGGTCGCGTTCATTTCGGGGCTTCTTGCAATGTACCGCGGCTTCGCCCGCGAGCTGCTTTCGATCCTATCCTGGATCGCAGCTGCCGGGGTGGGGTATTGGATTTTCGCGACTAAAAAGGACATGACGGCCGAAATCGCTGCCCAGACGAGCCTGCCGCCGCAAATCGCAACCGTCGCCGTGGCGCTCGTCGTGGCGCTGATCGTCCTTATCATCGTTCACCTTATTACCGCGCGCATCTCGGATGCCATCCTCGACAGCCAGGTCGGGATGATCGACCGGATCCTGGGCTTCATTTTCGGCGTGCTTCGCGGGTTTCTGCTGTTTGTCATTCCCTATATGGCCTACGAGGCATTCATCTCGCCCGATAAGGACAAGCAGCATCCCCTCGTCCGCGATGCCTACTTTCGCGATTATGTGAAGTCGACGGGCGAAGCGATCCGCTCTGTACTTCTGCAGGTCATCCCGCAGCCCTCGGCGAACCCGCCGCCCAGCACCGAGCAGCCCGGTGGCCAGCAAGGCTTTCTTGACCAAAAAGGGCGTTCCGTCGCGCTGGTCATTAAAGGCAAGCGGTACTATATGACGGTCGCGTGACGCGGCGGGCGTCGAGCGGCCAACGCGCGTTCAGTTTTGAATACCCGGCGTAATCGGGCATAAGGGCGGCTCAAACGCGGGAGGTGCCGCATGGCACAGCAAGGCGGCGTGACTGTCGACGGTTTGACGTTTACCCGATATGGCGACGACCGCCTGCGCGAGGAGTGTGGCGTCTTCGGCATATTCGATCACCCGGACGCCGCGGCCATGACGGCGCTGGGCCTCCACGCACTCCAGCACCGCGGCCAGGAAGCATCCGGCATCTGCTCCTACGACGGCCGCAACTTCCATTCCGAACGCCGCATGGGACTCGTCGGCGACAACTTCTCGAAACCTGACGTTCTCGCCCGCCTCAAAGGCCGCATGGCCATCGGACATGATCGCTACTCGACTACCGGCGATCCCCTTATCCGCAACGTTCAACCTCTCTTCTGCGATATCGACACCGGTGGTTTTGCCGTCGCGCATAACGGCAACCTGACGAATGCCCTGACGCTGCGCCGCGAACTTATTTCATCGGGCGCCATCTGTCAGTCGACCTCCGACACCGAAGTCATCCTCCACCTTCTGTCGCGCTCCAAGAAACGTCGCATTGTCGAGCGGTTCATCGACGCGATCCGGCAAGTGGAAGGCTCGTACGCGCTCGTCTGCCTGACGAACGACATGATGATCGGGGCGCGCGATCCAATTGGTATACGACCGCTCGTCATCGGCCGGCTCGGCACGTCCTACGTCCTGGCATCCGAGACCTGCGCGCTCGATATGGTGGGCGCCGAATTTCTCCGCGAAGTCGAGAACGGGGAGGTCGTGGTTATCACGGACGAAGGCCTCGAAAGCCACAGGCCCTTCCCGATGCGCCCGGCGCGGCCGTGCATCTTCGAATACATTTATTTCGCCCGCCCCGACTCCATCGTAGGCGGGCAAACTGTCTATGACATCCGCAAGCGCATGGGTATCGAACTGGCGCGCGAAGCCCCGATCAATGCCAATGTCGTCGTGCCGATTCCCGACTCCGGCGTTCCCGCTGCGATCGGCTTCAGCCAACAAAGCAACATTCCGTTCGAGCTTGGCATCATCCGCAACCACTATGTCGGCCGGACGTTCATCGAGCCGGAACAACGCATCCGCCAGCTCGGCGTCAAGCTCAAGCATTCGGCCAATCCCGGCGTCATTCGCGGGAACAGTGTCGTCCTGATTGACGACAGCGTGGTCCGCGGTACGACATCGAAAAAAATCGTACAGCTCATTCGCGATGCCGGAGCGCGGGAAGTACACATGCGGATATCGTCGCCGCCGATTACGCATCCCGATTACTACGGCATCGACACGCCGAGCAAAAAGGACCTGCTCGCGGCGAACTTATCGCTTGAAGAAATGCGGAAGTTCATGGGAGCCGACAGCCTGGCGTTCCTTTCCGTCAACGGCATTTATCGCGCCATCGGTCTTGAGCACCGCGACGATCGCGCGCCGCAGTTCACCGATCATTGCTTCACCGGTGATTATCCAACCAGCCTCACCGACCACGACGGCTCCATTCCGCGCCAGCTTTCGCTTCTGGCCGAGGTCGGCTGACAAGCGCGGCTGCCCCAACCCGCAGCTTGAGTATCTTGCATGACGCAAAGTTTCGATGATGCGCCGCTCAAAGGACGAATTGCACTTGTCACTGGCGCATCGCGCGGCATTGGGCGCGCAGTCGCGCTGGGGCTCGCCAAGGCAGGCGCTCACGTCGTCATAACGGCGCGCTCGCTCGGCGCGCTCGAATCCCTTGATGACGACATTCGCGCCGTGGGCGGCGCGGCGACACTTCTGCAGCTCGACCTCACAAAGGGCGATCGTGTCGACCAACTCGGGCCGACGCTTTATCAGCGCTGGCAGCACCTCGATATTCTCGTTGCCAACGCCGGAATTCTTGGGCCGCTTTCACCGCTCGGACACACGACGGAAGAGGCCTATCTCGCCACGATCGATATTAACCTCAATGCCAACTGGCGTCTTATCCGCACCCTAGATCCGCTGCTGAAGCGCTCCGACGCGGGGCGGGCTATCTTCGTGACATCAGGAGCCGCAAGCGGAAAGTACGCTTACTGGGGCCCCTACGCCGCCTCCAAGGCGGGCTTGGAGGCGCTCGTAAAGACGTGGGCAGCAGAGCTGACAAACACGTCCGTACGAGCGAATTTAATCAACCCCGGCGCGACACGGACCAACATGCGCGCCAAGGCCTTCCCCGGAGAGGATCCTGCGAGCCTGCCGGCTCCCGAAGAGCTTGTTCCGCTTTTCCTCGAACTCGCATCACCGCATTGTACGCAAAACGGCGATGTCATCAATTTCCGCGACTGGCGTACTTCACATCGGTCCGGAGTTGCCTCCGATGCCAACATCATCGACGCCGATGTCTAGCTGAGCGCGCCGACTGGCAGCGCAGCTAACAGCTCATCTCATACCTGACGCGCAGCATCTCAGACGGTTGCAGCTTTCTGCCTCAATCCCGACACATCTTCGCGCGTTTTGGGGCCGCCGTCGGGGGACGGCGCGCAGCACATGCCTGCGGTTGCACGGGACGGGGGGAAGACACCAGAAATGCGTGGAGCAAGAGGCCTTTATCGAAGCCTATTCGTCGTTGGAATAGCGATAGGACCGCATGTAGCATTTGCCGACGCCTCGATGGACCGCGTGTTGCAAAAGCTTGAACCGGAAGAACGAGCACACCAGGCTTGCAGCTTGCGCGGTCTCGACGCGATCCGAAAGGGCACGCACCTGAAAGCCATCGACCGCCTCAAAACCAGCAGCAGAAATCGGGCGACCTTTAAAGACAATATTGTCGTCGCCAATGGCGCCGCGATCCGCGCCAACCACCGCTGGTACGCACTGAAGTACAAGTGCGCCGTAACAGACGACCAGATGAAGGCCAAGACTTTCGATTTTCAGGTTGGTGCAGAAATTCCGGAAGACCAGTGGGAAGACTTCGGTCTGTGGAAGTAAAGGTCAGCGCTTGGGTTGCGAGGGCGGTAGTACGCCAAGCTCAAGAAAACGTAACGACCATACCGTCGTAGGCAGGCTCGACGCCGCTCGGCAGCTCACTTAAGAGCTTCCCGTAATCGAGTTCGCTCGTCATGTGCGTCAGGATCGTGCGCTTCGGCTTTAACTTCTCGGCCCAGGCGAGCGCCTGCTTGACGCTGAAATGGCTCTCGTGGGGCGTGTAGCGCAACGCATCGACGATCCACACGTCAAGACCTTCGAGCATGGGAATCGAGGCTTCCGGCAGATCGCTGATGTCGGGTGAATAAGCAAGATTCCCGATGCGGTACCCAAGCGACGGCATAGTTCCGTGCCACTGTTGGATCGGCTGCGCCGAGATCGTGCCACCGCCGCCTTGGATCGCAACCGGTTTGATGCCGTCAATCTCATGGCCGTTGAGAATTGGCATATACGGCGATCCCGCCGGCGTCTCGAAGCAATAGCCAAACCGCGATTTGAGGCTCGCTGCCGTCGCGGTGTCGAAATAGACGTCGACGCGCCGCTTCATTGCGAATGCGACCATGCGGAGATCGTCAATGCCGTGGGTATGATCTGCGTGGTCATGCGTGTAGAGCACGGCATCGAGCCCCGTCAGTCGCGTCGCCAGAATCTGCGCGCGAAAATCCGGCGAAGTGTCGATCAGGACGGCTGTCTGTCCTCCCGATCCTTTTCGCTCGATGAGCGCGGAGCAACGGAGCCTTCTGTTCTTTGGGTTTTCGGGGTCGCAGGCGCCCCAGTTCATACCGACGCGGGGTACGCCGCCGGAGGAACCACATCCCAGGATCGTGCACCTGTAGCTCATGCGGCGACCGGCCCGCAGGATGCTGTCGGGAGACGCTTGGCCTTGTTATAGAGCCGGAAGAAATTATCGGTCGTCGCGCGCGCTAGTTCTTCGTTCGAGATGCCCTTGACGGTTGCGAGTGCTGCCGCGGTGCGGACGACGTAGGACGGTTCGTTACGTTTGCCGCGGAAAGGATCGGGTGCGAGGAACGGCGCGTCCGTCTCGACCAGCAGACGGTCCAGCGGCACGTCGCGGGCAATCTCGCGCAGCGCATCGTTTTTCTTGAACGTGATGACGCCGCTGAACGAGACATAGAGTCCGAGTTCCAGAGCCCTCATCGCAAGCTCGCGGCCACCGGTAAAACAATGGAGCACGGCTGGAAAAGCGCCCTTCGCGTGCTCGTCCTCGAGAATGGCGATCGTATCATCATCAGCGTCACGGGTATGAATTTCGAGCGGCAAGCCCGTCTCGCGCGCGGCTGCGATATGGCGGCGAAAGCCTTCCGCCTGCGCGTCCGGAGTCGAATGCTTGTAATAGTAGTCGAGACCTGCCTCACCGACCGCGACGACCTTCGGATGCCGTGTGAGATCGATGAGCTTCTCCAGCGGAATGTCGAGTTCCTCATGCGCGTTGTGCGGATGCGTGCCGACGGAGCAGTAGACGTTGTTAAAGCGCTCCGCTACCGCCAGCACCTTGTCGAACTGACGTATGCGCGTTGAAATGGTCACCATCGTTCCGACGCCCGCCTCACGCGCGCGCGCCACGACCTGATCCAGCTCCGGCGCAAACTCAGGGAAGTCGAGGTGGCAATGATGGTCTACCAGCATCAAGATTTCTTACCCTTGGGCTCATCCGGATCGACATACCGTGGGAAAACGCCCTGCGGCTCCGGGATCGGGGCGCCTGCCGTCAGGCGCCCTGCTACCCCGAGATTTGCAAATGTGCGCGCTTCTGCCGGAACCGCAAGCAGGTCGAGCAATTTCGCCGCGCTTTCCGGCATCACCGGCTGTACAAGAATTGCGAATTGGCGCACGCACTCGGCAGTGACGTAGAGGATCGTCGCCATGCGCGCCGGATCAGTCTTCTTTTTCGCCCATGGTTCCTCGGCCGCGAAATAGCGGTTCGCGTCGGCGACGACGTTCCAGACGGCGTCGAGGTATTTCGTGATCGCCTGGCGATCCATCTCGCGCCGTGCGAGTCCATAGAGCGCATCGGCGGCCTCCAGGATCGCTGTATCTTCCGTGCTGAACGCGCCGGGAGCCGGAATGGCGCCGTCGCAGTTCTTGAAGATCATCGACAGCGAGCGCTGTGCGAGGTTGCCGAGGTTGTTCGCAAGGTCGGCATTGATGCGGTTTGCGATCGCTTCCGGCGAATAGTTGCCGTCCTGACCGAACATGACTTCGCGCAGGAAGAAATAGCGGACGGCATCGCGGCCATAGGCTTTGACGAGATCGAACGGATCGACGACGTTGCCGACCGACTTCGACATCTTTTCACCCTTGTTCAGCACGAACCCGTGGCTGAAGATGCGCTTCGGCAGGGCCAGCCCGGCGCTCATCAGGAAGGCAGGCCAATAGACGGCGTGAAAGCGCACGATATCCTTGCCGATGACGTGCACGTCGGCGGGCCAGTAGTGTGCGCGCGCACCTTGCGGGTCGGTCAAAAGGCCGGTCGCCGTCACGTAGTTGTTCAACGCATCGATCCAGACGTACATGACGTGGCCCGCCGCATCAGGCACCGGAATGCCCCAATCGAGCGTCGTGCGCGAAATCGATAAATCTTCGAGCCCCATCTTCACGAAGCTGACGACCTCGTTCCGGCGCTCGGCGGGCAGGATGAAGTCGGGATTGGCTTCGTAATGCGCGAGCAGCTTGTCCTGATAAGCCGAGAGGCGGAAGAAGTAGGTCTCTTCTTCATTCCACTCGACAGGCGTTCCCGTCGATGTTGCAAAGCGCTGCCCGTCGCGGACTTCCGTCTCGCTTTCCTTGTAGTAGGTCTCGTCGCGCACAGAATACCAGCCGCCGTAAGGGCGCTTGAAAATATCGCCCGCTTTCTCCATGCGACGCCAGAGTTCTGCACAAGCGTCGTAATGGCGCTTTTCCGTCGTGCGGATGAAATCGTCGTTCGAGAGACCGAGCGTCTTCGCCATTTCGATGAAACGCGCGGTGTTGCGATCGGCAAGGGCTCGCGGAGTGACGCCTTCGCGCTCGGCCGTCTGCTTCATCTTGAGGCCGTGCTCGTCGGTGCCCGTCAGGAAGAAAACATCCTTATCGTCGAGCCGCTCGAAGCGTGCGATGACGTCGGTCGCGATGGCCTCGTAGGCGTGCCCGATATGCGGCACGCCGTTCGGGTAGGAGATAGCCGTCGTAATATAGAATTTTTCGCGCAACGGGTGAGCTTCCTTGTCGATGGTCGTTGGGCGCAGCAGAGCCCTGGGCTCAACGGCGGCTCGCGGCCTCCAGACGCGCGAAACTTCCGAGAATGAGCGATTTGCGGTCAAGGTTCAGGGCAGACGTATCCGCCTTGTCGCGGGCCGTTGTTTCCCATAGCTCGGCGAATGTGGCAAGGCGCTCGGGCCCAATCAGCCGCCCTGCCAGCGCGACATCCCGCTCCGGCCCCTCCCCCGTCGCCTGGGCTGCGATGAGGCGCGCAAGAGTCGACTGATAAAGCTCAAAGAAAAGCTCGAATTTTCTCTCCAGCGCTGGCGCCTGGAGTTCATCGCCGAGAGCGTGCACGGATTTGGCGTCGAGTTTCGGCAGGCCATTCAGAATGGCGTCGATCCGGGCCTGGAGCGCCAGTCCGCCGCCTCCAAGCAGCGTCAGAGCGCGACCGACGCTGCCTTGGGCCAGCGGCAGCAGCGACTCCCAGTGATGAGCTTCGGGGACAGGCTTGCCGACGCTCGTCAGGGCTTGGGCTGCGGCGCGTTTCAAATCAGCTTCCGAAAGCGGCGACAGAGATACAATTCGGCATCTCGATCGTATCGTTGCCAGCAGCCGCCCCGGCGCCGATGTGACGACCAGGAAGATCGTACGCGGCGGCGGTTCCTCGAGGGATTTCAGGAGCGCATTGGCGGCATTCGCATTCATGTCGTCGGCACTGTCGACGATCACGACGCGCCAACCTTGAGATTCGGCGCTCAAGGCCAAGAACGCCTTGAGGCGGCGCACCTCGTCCACCGGGATCGTTTGCGAGAAGCGTTTGGTCTTCGGATCGTAGGTGCGGTGGATGACGAGCAGCCCCGGATGCGACATGGCCCGGATCTGCCTGTCGGTCGGGGAATTCGGCTCGATGCTCAATCCCTGCCCGAAAAGATCGCGCTCTTCCGGACGTGCTAACGCAATCTTCGCAAACTGATAGGCGAGCGTCGCCTTGCCGACTCCTTCGGGCCCCGACAGCAGCCAGGCGTGATGCATGCGGCCGCTTGCGAGCGCGTCCGTCAGCATTGCCATCGCAGCATCTTGCCCAACAAGCGATCGTGTCTCGCGCGGGTGCGGAAAATCGTCGAGTCTGTCAGACTCGGGCAGCGCTTCTGACTCTGCAACCAACGGCGCGCGCGCCATCAGTGCGCCTCGGCAAGGAGGT encodes the following:
- a CDS encoding CvpA family protein, which encodes MVGPLTYLDLALIAVAFISGLLAMYRGFARELLSILSWIAAAGVGYWIFATKKDMTAEIAAQTSLPPQIATVAVALVVALIVLIIVHLITARISDAILDSQVGMIDRILGFIFGVLRGFLLFVIPYMAYEAFISPDKDKQHPLVRDAYFRDYVKSTGEAIRSVLLQVIPQPSANPPPSTEQPGGQQGFLDQKGRSVALVIKGKRYYMTVA
- the purF gene encoding amidophosphoribosyltransferase — its product is MAQQGGVTVDGLTFTRYGDDRLREECGVFGIFDHPDAAAMTALGLHALQHRGQEASGICSYDGRNFHSERRMGLVGDNFSKPDVLARLKGRMAIGHDRYSTTGDPLIRNVQPLFCDIDTGGFAVAHNGNLTNALTLRRELISSGAICQSTSDTEVILHLLSRSKKRRIVERFIDAIRQVEGSYALVCLTNDMMIGARDPIGIRPLVIGRLGTSYVLASETCALDMVGAEFLREVENGEVVVITDEGLESHRPFPMRPARPCIFEYIYFARPDSIVGGQTVYDIRKRMGIELAREAPINANVVVPIPDSGVPAAIGFSQQSNIPFELGIIRNHYVGRTFIEPEQRIRQLGVKLKHSANPGVIRGNSVVLIDDSVVRGTTSKKIVQLIRDAGAREVHMRISSPPITHPDYYGIDTPSKKDLLAANLSLEEMRKFMGADSLAFLSVNGIYRAIGLEHRDDRAPQFTDHCFTGDYPTSLTDHDGSIPRQLSLLAEVG
- a CDS encoding SDR family NAD(P)-dependent oxidoreductase produces the protein MTQSFDDAPLKGRIALVTGASRGIGRAVALGLAKAGAHVVITARSLGALESLDDDIRAVGGAATLLQLDLTKGDRVDQLGPTLYQRWQHLDILVANAGILGPLSPLGHTTEEAYLATIDINLNANWRLIRTLDPLLKRSDAGRAIFVTSGAASGKYAYWGPYAASKAGLEALVKTWAAELTNTSVRANLINPGATRTNMRAKAFPGEDPASLPAPEELVPLFLELASPHCTQNGDVINFRDWRTSHRSGVASDANIIDADV
- a CDS encoding DUF930 domain-containing protein; translated protein: MRGARGLYRSLFVVGIAIGPHVAFADASMDRVLQKLEPEERAHQACSLRGLDAIRKGTHLKAIDRLKTSSRNRATFKDNIVVANGAAIRANHRWYALKYKCAVTDDQMKAKTFDFQVGAEIPEDQWEDFGLWK
- a CDS encoding MBL fold metallo-hydrolase codes for the protein MSYRCTILGCGSSGGVPRVGMNWGACDPENPKNRRLRCSALIERKGSGGQTAVLIDTSPDFRAQILATRLTGLDAVLYTHDHADHTHGIDDLRMVAFAMKRRVDVYFDTATAASLKSRFGYCFETPAGSPYMPILNGHEIDGIKPVAIQGGGGTISAQPIQQWHGTMPSLGYRIGNLAYSPDISDLPEASIPMLEGLDVWIVDALRYTPHESHFSVKQALAWAEKLKPKRTILTHMTSELDYGKLLSELPSGVEPAYDGMVVTFS
- a CDS encoding TatD family hydrolase; translation: MLVDHHCHLDFPEFAPELDQVVARAREAGVGTMVTISTRIRQFDKVLAVAERFNNVYCSVGTHPHNAHEELDIPLEKLIDLTRHPKVVAVGEAGLDYYYKHSTPDAQAEGFRRHIAAARETGLPLEIHTRDADDDTIAILEDEHAKGAFPAVLHCFTGGRELAMRALELGLYVSFSGVITFKKNDALREIARDVPLDRLLVETDAPFLAPDPFRGKRNEPSYVVRTAAALATVKGISNEELARATTDNFFRLYNKAKRLPTASCGPVAA
- the metG gene encoding methionine--tRNA ligase; translated protein: MREKFYITTAISYPNGVPHIGHAYEAIATDVIARFERLDDKDVFFLTGTDEHGLKMKQTAEREGVTPRALADRNTARFIEMAKTLGLSNDDFIRTTEKRHYDACAELWRRMEKAGDIFKRPYGGWYSVRDETYYKESETEVRDGQRFATSTGTPVEWNEEETYFFRLSAYQDKLLAHYEANPDFILPAERRNEVVSFVKMGLEDLSISRTTLDWGIPVPDAAGHVMYVWIDALNNYVTATGLLTDPQGARAHYWPADVHVIGKDIVRFHAVYWPAFLMSAGLALPKRIFSHGFVLNKGEKMSKSVGNVVDPFDLVKAYGRDAVRYFFLREVMFGQDGNYSPEAIANRINADLANNLGNLAQRSLSMIFKNCDGAIPAPGAFSTEDTAILEAADALYGLARREMDRQAITKYLDAVWNVVADANRYFAAEEPWAKKKTDPARMATILYVTAECVRQFAILVQPVMPESAAKLLDLLAVPAEARTFANLGVAGRLTAGAPIPEPQGVFPRYVDPDEPKGKKS
- a CDS encoding DNA polymerase III subunit delta' is translated as MARAPLVAESEALPESDRLDDFPHPRETRSLVGQDAAMAMLTDALASGRMHHAWLLSGPEGVGKATLAYQFAKIALARPEERDLFGQGLSIEPNSPTDRQIRAMSHPGLLVIHRTYDPKTKRFSQTIPVDEVRRLKAFLALSAESQGWRVVIVDSADDMNANAANALLKSLEEPPPRTIFLVVTSAPGRLLATIRSRCRIVSLSPLSEADLKRAAAQALTSVGKPVPEAHHWESLLPLAQGSVGRALTLLGGGGLALQARIDAILNGLPKLDAKSVHALGDELQAPALERKFELFFELYQSTLARLIAAQATGEGPERDVALAGRLIGPERLATFAELWETTARDKADTSALNLDRKSLILGSFARLEAASRR